CCGCTGAGCGGCCGGAGCGAGCGACTGTGGTGGGCGCGGGTGTCCGGGCCGGGGGTGCCGGGGCTGCTGCGGGCGTACGGGCGGCCCATTCGCTACGCCTACACGCGGCGGGACCAGCCGCTGTCCGTCTACCAGACGGTGTTCGCGCTGCCGGCCGCGGACGGGGCGGGCAGTGCGGAGATGCCGAGCGCGGCGCGGCCCTTCACGGCCCGGCTGGTGGCGGAGCTGGTGAGCCGGGGGGTGCGGTTCGCGCCGGTCACGCTGCATACGGGGGTGGCCTCGGCGGAGGCGCACGAGCCGCCGTACCCGGAGCGTTTCGCGGTGCCGGAGGCGTCGGCACGGCTGATCAACGCGGCGAAGGCCGGTGGGGGCCGGGTCGTGGCGGTCGGGACGACGGCGGTGCGGGCCGTGGAGTCGGCGGTGGGCGCCGACGGAGCCGTACGCGCGCGTGCGGGATGGACGGATCTCGTCGTCACGCCGGAGCGCGGGGTGCGGGTGGTGGACGGGCTGCTGACCGGGCTGCACGAGCCGGAGGCCTCGCATCTGCTGATGCTGGAGGCGGTCGCGGGGCGGGTGGCGATCGAGCGGGGATACGAGGCCGCGCTCCAGGGCCGGTACCTGTGGCACGAGTTCGGGGACGTGCACCTCGTGCTGCCCTGAAAGGGCCTCACACAGAGCATCGCTCGTGCAACGTGCGGTGAGAACGCATGCCGACCGGTGTGAGCCCGCGCATAGGGCGCACGTCACGTACGAAAGTGCGTAGGAGACAAAGCCCCACCTTTTGAGCGGCGCGGATAGTCCAGTCTGCCCCGATTTACCCATCCCTGATCCACTATCTTCCTTCGTACGTCACACCTTTGCCACGCCATTTTGCGGCCGCTAAGAATTGGCGACGTCGCTCAGCGCCGTGGGTTCACCTCCGCGGCGTTTGTGTCGGAAACACACCGAGTCCAACGCCGGACGCCGAGCGACTCCCGCGCTATTCGAAGAGGTCCACAGCAGCATGCCCAAGAACATCTTCAGCCGTGCTCACAGTCGT
This is a stretch of genomic DNA from Streptomyces hawaiiensis. It encodes these proteins:
- a CDS encoding S-adenosylmethionine:tRNA ribosyltransferase-isomerase is translated as MTLAVRVPEELSARVPVEQRGPGLERDAVRMLVSRGAEVAHHTFTELPLLLGAGDLLVVNTSATLAAAVDGWTGHARVVVHFSTPGDDGRWAVELREPDGRGTSRARAGGPAGREVCLPGGVRLVLEEPLSGRSERLWWARVSGPGVPGLLRAYGRPIRYAYTRRDQPLSVYQTVFALPAADGAGSAEMPSAARPFTARLVAELVSRGVRFAPVTLHTGVASAEAHEPPYPERFAVPEASARLINAAKAGGGRVVAVGTTAVRAVESAVGADGAVRARAGWTDLVVTPERGVRVVDGLLTGLHEPEASHLLMLEAVAGRVAIERGYEAALQGRYLWHEFGDVHLVLP